The sequence CGGGGGCCTCTTCCCAGACGAGCCGGAGCTTCGCCTCGTGGGTCGGCGCCGTGTACAGCGGCAGCCACGCCCGCAGACCGGAGGTGTGCGTCAGCAGCTGACGGATCGTCACTTTCTCCTTGCCCGCCCGGCCGAAGTCCGGCAGGTACGAGGCGACCGTGCCCGCGAGGTCCAGGGCGCCCCGCTCGATCTGCTGCACGGCGAGGAGCGAGGTGAACAGCTTGGAGACCGAGGCCAGGTCGAATACGGTGTCCCGGGTCATCGGCAGCTGCCGGCCGGGCGGCAGCTCGACGCCCGTGTCGGTCTTCTCGTCGTAACCCGAGTAGCGCACCGCCATGCCGATCGGCTCGTGCAGGGCCACGATGTTGCCGCGCCCGGCGAGCAGGACGGCGCCCGCGTACCAGGGCCGGCGGGGGGAGGGGGCGAGGAACGCCTCGGCGTCCGCGACGAGGTGCCGCAGGTGCGCGGGCAGCAGCCCGGCGCGCTCGGGGGAGCCGTGCCGCAGGGTGGCGCGGCGGCCGGAGGAGGCGGGCGCGGTGGCGGCCGGCCCCGCCGGGAGCGCGCCGAGGGCCAGCGCGCCGCCTGCCGCCAGGGAGCCCGCGACCAGCCGCCGCCGGGTCGGCCCGCCCGGTGCTCCGCCTGCCAGGTCGTCCGTCATCGTCCGCGGCCTCCCGCCTGAAAATATCTTTCCGGACCCGCCCCGCACCGTGAAACTTTCCTGTCGGGCCGGAGGTGTGTCAACGGGGCGCGGCAGCCGCCGAGAAATCTGACGGTCCGTCAGTGACGGCTTCCCGTGACCGTCCTGTGGTCTCGCCACATGTGCGCCGGAACCATGTGCCGCAGACCGAGGTACTCCCGGGTGCTTGACCCGCCCCGGGTGACCTGCCGAGGATCCTGAGGCATGACGCACGGACAGGGCAGCACGGTGGACGCGATGCTGCGGCGCAGCGCCCGGCGCACCCCGGCACGCGTCGCCGTCGAGTACGGCGACCGGACGTGGACGTACGGGGAACTGGACGACGCCGTCTCCCGCGCGGCCTCGCTGCTGCTCGCCGAGGACACCGCACCCGGCGACCGGGTCGCCGCCTACGGCCACAACTCCGACGCCTATCTGATCGCCTTCCTCGCCTGCGCCCGCGCCGGCCTGGTCCATGTGCCGGTCAACCACCACCTCACCGGCGACGACCTCGCCTACCTCCTCGGCCAGTCCGGCAGCACCCTCGTCCTCGCCGACCCCGGCCTCGCCGGGCGGCTGCCGGCCGGGACGCGGACGCTGCCGCTGCGCGACACCGGCGACTCGCTGCTCTCCCGGCTCCCCGGCGCACCGCCGTACGACGGCCCCGAACCGCGCTCGGAGGACCTGGTGCAACTGCTGTACACCTCCGGGACGACCGCCCTGCCCAAGGGCGCGATGATGACCCACCGGGCCCTGGTGCACGCCTACCTGAGCGCCATCACCGCCCTCGACCTGCGTGCCGGCGACCGGCCCGCGCACGCGCTGCCGCTGTACCACTCGGCGCAGACACATGTGTTCCTGCTGCCGTACCTGGCGGTCGGCGCGACCAACCTCATCCTGGACGCGCCCGCCGGCGACCTGCTGTTCGACCTGGTCGAAGCGGGCCGCGTGGACAGCCTGTTCGCCCCGCCGACCGTCTGGATCGCCCTGGCGGGCCGCCCGGACTTCGCGACCCGGGACCTGTCCGGGCTGCGCAAGGCCTACTACGGCGCGTCGGTCATGCCGGTGCCGGTGCTGCGCCGCCTGCGCGAGCGCCTGCCCGGGCTCGCCTTCTACAACTGCTTCGGCCAGAGCGAGATCGGCCCGCTGGCCACGGTCCTCGGCCCGGACGAGCACGACGCGCGGCCGGAGTCCTGCGGGCGTGCCGTCCTGTTCGTCGAGGCCCGGGTGGTCGACGGGGACGGCACGGACGTTCCCGTCGGAGTGCCCGGCGAAGTCGTCTACCGCTCCCCGCAGTTGTGCGAGGGCTACTGGGAGCGGCCCGAGGAGACCGCCGAGGCGTTCCGCGGCGGCTGGTTCCACTCCGGGGACCTCGCGGTGCGGGACGCCGAGGGCTGCCTCACCATCGTGGACCGGGTGAAGGACGTCATCAACTCCGGTGGCGTACTGGTGGCCTCACGCCAGGTCGAGGACGCGCTCTACACCCACGAGGCGGTCGCCGAGGCCGCCGTGATCGGCCTGCCCGACGACCGGTGGATCGAGGCCGTCACCGCGGTCGTCGTGCCGCGCGCCGAGGTGACGGAGGATCAGCTCATCGCCCATGTGAAGGCCAGGATCGCCCCGTTCAAGGCCCCCAAACGCGTCCTGTTCGTCCCGGAGCTGCCGCGCAACGCCAGCGGAAAGATCCTCAAACGCGAACTGCGCGACCGCTTCGGGGGCTGACCGCCCCGGCGGCCGGTCGGAGCCTCACAAACTCTGCCCCAGCTTCGCGACGAGAGCGGCGATGTGGTGCTCGTCGCGCTGGTAGTGGGTCCACTTGCCCACGCGGGTCGCCCGGACCAGGCCTGCGCGCTGGAGTTCGGCCATATAGGCGGACACCGTGGACTGGGCCAGGCCCGCCTTGGCCTGTATGTGGCTCACGGACACCCCGGCCTGGGCCGGGCCGGCGGTGGCCGCGTTCCTCGGGAAGTGCCGCTCGGGGTCGCGCAGCCAGCGCAGCATCTGCAGCCGCATCGGGTTGGACAGCGCCCGCAGCGCGGTGACCAGATCAGGGTCCGGGGTGGCGGCGGTGTCCGTCATGAGGTCGGAGTATAGGGGGCCTCCGGCCTGCCGGGGCGCGCCGATACGTCCCTGGTCAGCCGCCGGACCGGCGGCGCAGCGCCGCCTTCTTCGCCCGGTTGCCGCAGGTGTCCATCGAGCACCAGCGCCGGGTGCCCGGCCGCGAGGTGTCCAGGAACAGCGCCCCGCACGCGGCCCCCGCGCAGTCCCGCACCCGGTCCACGGCCGGTGAGGCGACCAGGTCCAGCGCGTCCCGGGCGACGAGGGCGAGCGTGGCGCGCACCGGATCCCCGGCGTGCCAGGCCAGCCGGCCCGAGGCGGTGAGCGCGGGGACGGGCACGGGATGGGCGGCGGCCTCGTTGACGAGGGCCCGCGTCGCCGCGTCCGGTCTCCCGCCGGAGCGGGCGGCACCGATCAGCCGGTGGATCGCCTCGCGCAGCTCATGAGCCGTACGCACCAGGGCGGGCGTCGCGTCGCCGGCCCCGGCGGGACAGGGGCCGCACTGCCGCACCCAGGCGGCCAGGGCCTCGGCGTCGGGCAACTCCTCCACCGCCTCGGCCGTACCCCGGAAGCGCAGGGTCCGGGCGAAGTCCAGACACAGGCGTCCCGAGCCCTGGCGGAAGCGGATGGTCGTCGGCACCCTCTCACCCTACACAGGAGAACCGGTTTGACTGGTACCGTGCGGGAACCGTTCAAACCGGTTCCTGGAGAGGTGACCGCGTGTCCGCGTCCCCCGCACCGTCCGCCCCGCCCCGCCGGGTGATCCTCGCGCTGGCGCTCGCCTGCGGAGTGAGCGTCGCCACCATCTACTTCCCCCAGGCCATCAGCGCGCTGATCGCCGCCGACCTGCGCGTCTCGGCGGGCGAGGCGGCCCTCGTCGTGACCGCGGCCCAGTTCGGCTACGCGGCCGGCATCTTCCTGCTGGTCCCGCTCGGCGACCGGCTGCCGCACCGCCGGCTGATCGTCACGCTGCTCGCGCTGACCGCGGCGGGGCTGCTCGCCGCCGGCGCCGCGCCGACCCTGCCCGTCCTCGTCGCCGCGAGCGCCGCCACCGGCATCACCACCGTCGTCCCGCAGATCATCATCCCGATGACCGCCGGGCTCGTGCCCGCCGAACGGCGCGGCGCCGTCACCGGCACACTGCTCAGCGGACTCATCGGCGGCATCCTGCTGGCCCGGACCTTCGGCGGCACCCTCGGCGAGTGGCTGGGCTGGCGCGCCCCCTACCTCGTCGCCGCCGCCCTGATCCTCACCCTCGCGCTGCTGCTCGCCCGCGTGGTGCCGGACACCACACCCACCTCCCGCCAGCCGTATCCCGCGCTGATATCCGCCCCGCTGCGCCTGCTGCGCGAGGAACCCGACCTGCGGCGCTCCTGCCTCTACCAGGCGACCGTCTTCGCCGGCTTCAGCGCCGCCTGGACCGCGCTCACCCTCCTGGTGACCGGGCCGGCCTACGGCATGGGTGCCCAGACCGTGGGCGTGCTCGGGCTCGTGGGTGCCGCGAGCATGTTCTGCACCCCCGTCGCCGGGCGCGTGGCCGACCGCCGGGGACCGGACGCGGTGAGCCTGTGGTGTCTGCTCGGGGCGATCGGCTCGGCGGGAGTGCTGGTCCTCGGCGGCACGGGCGGCACCGCCGGGCTGGTGGTGCTGGCCGCCGGCATGCTGCTCCTCGACGTGGCCGTGCAGGGCGGCCAGGTCGCCAACCAGGCCCGCAACTTCGCCCTCCGCCCGGACGCCCGGGCCCGGATCAACACCGCCTACATGACGTGCGCGTTCCTCGGCGGCAGCGCCGGGTCCTGGCTCGGGGTGCGGGCGTACGACGGGCTGGGCTGGCCGGCGGTGACGGCACTGGTGGCCCTGCTGGCCGCGCTCGCGCTGACCCGGCACCTGACCAGGCCCCGGGTGCCGGCCGTACCGGCCGAGGACGCGGTGACACCGAGCAAGGTGCTGTGAGGCGGAGCCCGCAGCGCGCCGCCTCCGCCGCGCTCGTCCCTCTCGCCGGCCCGGCCCTATCCGTCGTCCCGGGGCCGCAGGTCCACGATCCGGCGGATCTTGCCCACCGACCGCTCCAGCGACTCCGGTTCCACGATCTCCACGTCCACCGACACCCCGATGCCGTCCTTGACCGCCGCGACGATGGCCCGGGCCGCCGCCTCCCGCACCTCCGCCGGGGCGTCCGGGCGGGCCTCGGCCCGGACCGTCAGGGCGTCGAGGCGGCCCTCCCGGGTCAGACGCAGCTGGAAGTGCGGTGCCACCCCGGGCGTGCGCAGCACGATCTCCTCGATCTGGGTCGGGAAGAGGTTCACCCCGCGCAGGATCACCATGTCGTCACTGCGCCCGGTGATCCGCTCCATCCGCCGGAACACCCGGGCCGTGCCCGGCAGCAGCCGGGTCAGGTCCCGCGTCCGGTACCGGACGATCGGCATGGCCTCCTTGGTCAGCGAGGTGAACACCAGCTCGCCCCGCTCGCCCTCCGGCAGCACCTCGCCGGTGACCGGGTCCACGATCTCCGGGTAGAAGTGGTCCTCCCACACATGCAAACCGTCCTTGGTCTCCGCGCACTCCTGCGCGACACCCGGACCGATCACCTCGGACAGCCCGTAGATGTCGACGGCGTCGATCGCGCACCGCTCCTCGATCTCCCGCCGCATCGGCTCGGTCCAGGGCTCGGCCCCGAAGACGCCCACCCGCAGCGAGGTGCTCCGCGGGTCCACGCCCTGCCGCTCGAACTCGTCCAGCAGGGTGAGCATGTAGGACGGGGTCACCATGATGACGGACGGTTCCAGGTCCAGGATCAGCCGCACCTGCCGGGCCGTCATGCCGCCGGACGCGGGGACGACCGTACAGCCCAGGCGCTCGGCGCCGTAGTGGGCGCCGAGCCCTCCGGTGAACAGCCCGTAGCCGTAGGCCACATGGACGACATCGCCGGGCCGGCCGCCGGCCGCCCGGATCGAGCGGGCCACCAGGTCGGCCCACAGGGAAAGGTCGCGGTCGGTGTAGCCGACCACCGTGGGTCGGCCCGTGGTGCCACTGGAGGCGTGCAGCCGGCGGATCCTCTCCCGGGGGACGGCGAACATGCCGTACGGGTAGTTCGCCCGGAGGTCGGCCTTGGTCGTGAAGGGAAACCGGGCCAGGTCGGCGAGCGTACGGCAGTCCTCCGGGCGGACACCGGCCCGGTCGAAGGACTCCCGGTAGAACGGCACGTGCTCGTACGCGTGCCGCAGCGAGGCACGCAGCCGCTCCAGCTGGAGTGCCCGCAGCTCCTCGGCCCCGAGCCGTTCGCCCGCGTCCAGCAGATCCGCCACATCCGTCATGGGACGTCTCCCTAGCCAGCCACACATTCCGGACGACCGATCATTCGGTCGTTGTTGCTGCGGCAAGTAATTCAGGCCACCCGGGCTCCGGGCAAGAGGCCGACGGAATTTTCCCGACACCGCACGCCGGAGAGCCGGCCCCGGCCCGGCCCGCACGCCACGGGCTCGGATGGCGCGTCCTGGCCGGCCCGTGCGCGCGGCGCGGGCTCCACACCGCCGCACCGCACGCCCCGTCCAGTTCCCAGGCGGTGATCCCGCGCCGCTCCCCGCGCCTCGGCGCCGTCGGCGGCTCCACCGCACGCGTCGCCGCGCACCCGAACGCCGCCCGCGTCCACCGCACGGTTCTCATCCTCGCCTTCGACAAACAGTCCGAGTCCCACCGCGATGTGCGGCCTGCGGCGCCACCGACACCATCGGCGCCGCGCGGGCCGCAAGCCCACCGGGGCCGGGACGACGGCACTCGACGGGACCTGGCCGCCGCCAGGCCCGGCGGCGTGCTCCGCGCCGACCCCATCGGTGCCTCCGGCCCGATCCGCTCCGCCGGGGCCGCCTTCCGGATGTCCGTCCACGCGGCTCCCGGGTTCCGAACCCCCGGCTCCTGACGGCCCGCCGCGAAGATCGCCCCCGTGTGCCCTGTCCGCCGTGGCGGCCGGTCGCTAGGCTGACCCGCGGACGACGAACCGGGAGGAGCACGGACGTGGCCGAGAGCACCACCCAGCACAAGCCGCTCGCGGGCTGGGACAAGCCGGAGCTGGACCTCAGCAAGGCCGAGTGGCAGTCCAGCAGCCGAGGGCTGGGCGATGTCCAGATCGCCTTCGTCGAGGGCTTCATCGCGATGCGCAACAGCGACCGGCCGGAGAGCCCGTCCCTGATCTTCACCCCCGCCGAATGGGGCGCCTTCGTCTCCGGCGCGCGCGAAGGCGAGTTCGATCTCACCTGAACCGGGGGTGTTCCGCGCGGATTTCCGGACACGCGGCCGGCAGCGCCCCACCGGGGACCGGACCTGAGCCAGGCTGGCCCCTGCACGGGGAAGGTCGCCTTCCGGAGGTGAGAAGGATGAACGCTGCGCCGGTCATCGCCGCGGTGGACGGTTCCGCGGACAGCCTGCGCGCCCTGGACTGGGCCCTGGACGCCGCCCGCCGCCGCGCGGCACCGCTGCGCGTGGTGCACGTACGGCAGTACGCCGCCTGGGGTCAGGCCGGCGTCCTGGTCGCCGGACCGCCCGGCGCCGAGGACGATCCGGTGCTGGACGAGGTGCGCGCCCGCCTCGGGGACCACGCCGGGCAACCGGCCGTGGAGTACGTGACCCTGGAGGGCGTGCCCGGCGCCGTCCTGCCCGAACTGGGCGACGACGCCCAGCTGTTGGTGCTCGGCTCCCGGGGCCGCGGCGGGTTCGCCAGCCTGCTGCTCGGCTCCAACGGCCTCGCCGCCGCCCGGGACGCCGGATGCCCCGTGGTCGTCGTCCCGCCGCCCGGCCGCGAGGTGCACGGAGAGGGTCCCGCCGAACCCGGACCCCGGGTCGTCGCCGGACTGCACGCCGACAGCCCCGACGACGGCGTCCTCGCCTTCGCCTTCGCCGAGGCCGCCCGGCGCCACGCACGGCTCCAGGTCGTCGCCGCCTACCCCTGGCCGGCGCAGACCTGGTCCGCGCCCGGCCAGCCGCTGCCGCCCCTGGTCGACGAGGAGGCCGTCGCGGACGAGACCCGCGCCCTCGCCGACGGCTTCCTCGCCCCGCACCGCGAGCGGCACCCCGAAGTGCGCGCGGACGCCGAGGCGTTGCCCGGCGACGCGGCCGGCCATCTGGTCGCCGCCTCCAGGGACGCCGAACTGGTCGTGGTCGGCCGGCACCGGCGGCGCCTGCTCGCCCCGGCCCGCATGATGGGCTCGGTCACCCAGGCCGTACTGCTGCACGCGGCGAGCCCCGTCGCGGTGGTACCGCCGGCCCCGCACCCGGAACCGGACCGGGAAACGGCGCCCTAGGTGTGCTGTCCCGGGACGTAGGGCCTGTCTGACAATGCCCGTCTGCCGCGCGACGCCCTTCGGGCGACGACGCGCATGGTCAGACAGGCCTTAGCAGGCCGCACCGCGCTCCGCAATCCCTCCGGCGCCGACTGACGCTCCGCCGGCTGTGGGGCGCGACGCCATGGTGCCCGGACACACCCGAACCTAAGGTTCCGCCACCCCGCCGCTCCCGGCGCCGCCCGCGCCCGGAACCGGCCGGGGCCCGTGTGTCCACCGAAGGAGCCGTCATGCCCCTGCCCCCGCGACCCGGAGCACCCGTGGCACCCGGAGCGCGACCCCGCGCCCGTCTGCTGCCCCGCCTGCTCGCCGTCCTCGCCGTCGTCCTCGGCACCGTCCTCGCCGGCCCCGCGCCCCGGGCCGACGCCGCCGTCACGCTCACCAGAGTGAACGACTTCGGATCCAACCCCGGAGCCCTCACCATGTACGTGTACCGGCCCGCGACCCTGCCGGTCCGCCCACCGGTCGTGGTGGCCCTGCACGGCTGCACCCAGAACGCCCAGGTCTACGCCGACAACTCCGGACTGCCCCGGCTCGCCGACCAGGACGGCTTCCTGCTGGTGTTCGCCGAGACCGGCACCGCCAACAACGCGAACAAGTGCTTCAACTGGTTCCAGTCCGGCGACAACCGGCGCGGCCAGGGCGAGGCGCTGTCCGTCCGCCAGATGGTGAGCCACGCCGTCACCGCCTACGGCGCCGACCCGGGCCGCGTCCACGTCACCGGCCTGTCCGCCGGCGGCGCCATGACCGCGGTCATGCTCGCCACCTACCCCGACGTCTTCGCCGCGGGCGCGATCGTCGCCGGCCTGCCCTACGACTGCACCAAGGACAACAGCCCCTACACCTGCATGAACCCCGGCGTCGACCGGAGCCCCGCCGACTGGGCCCGGCGAGTGCGCGACGCCCACCCCTCGTACACCGGGCCCTGGCCGCGCACGGCCATCTGGTACGGCGACCGGGACACCACCGTCGTACCGCGCAACGCCACCGAACTGCGCGACCAGTGGACGGCCCTGCACGGCCTGTCCCAGACGCCCACCCGCACCAGGGCCATCGGGCCGGACGCCACCCGGCAGGACCAGTACCTGGCCGCCGACGGCACCGTGGCCGTCGAGGTCGACCAGGTCCCCGGCATCGGCCACGGCACCCCGGTCGACCCCGGAACCGGCGGCGAACAGTGCGGCGGCACCGGCGCCCCCTACTTCCTCGACTCCATCTGCTCCAGCCGCTGGATCGCCCGCTTCTTCGGCCTGGACACCACCGACCCGGGCGACCCCGGCCCCGGCGACCCCGATCCCGGCGACCCCGGCACCGCCGCATGCTGGACGGCGAGCAACTACGCCCACGTCCAGGCGGGACGGGCCACCGTGGGCGGCGGCTACACCTACGCCGTCGGCTCCGGCCAGAACATGGGCCTGTACAACACGTTCGTCACCCACACCCTGAAGGAATCACCCACGGGCTACTACACCCTCGCCGACAGCGGCTGCCCCTGACCACCCGTCAGCGCCCGCACACCAGCGACCACCCCTCCACCGCCATGGTGACCGGCACCGGCGAACAGCCCGTCATCATGGCGGCCTCACACATGTCCGCAACCCCCACACCGCGCCTAACCTCCAGCGCGTCCCCAACCCGCCGGAGGAGCCGTATGTTTCCGCCCCGAACAGAACACCGCGCCCGGCGCACCCCGCTCGGCGCCCTGTCACTCGCCGCCGTCTGCGCACTCCTGGCCGGCCCGGTCACCCCGGCCGGCGCGCCGCCCGCCGGCCCCGGAAGCCCGGACGCCCACTGCGCCGGACGCGCCCTGGTGCGCGTCCCCGGCGCCGCCCGCCAGCGGACCGACTGCCTGGAGGAGCTGACCACCGCCGGAACCGCCGCCACCGGCCACACCGACCCCGCCGACTACGCGGGCCTCACCCCCAAGGACCTGCCCACGCCCACCGGCGTCCCCGGCCTCCAGATCGACGGCTACTTCCCGGACACCTCCACCACCAACACCAACCACGGCTGGCACCACGACTCCCAGTTCGTGATCCGGCTGCCCGACCACTGGAACGGCGGCCTGGTCGTCGCCGGCACTCCGGGCAACCGCGAGCAGTACGCGGGCGACCGGGCCATCGCCGACTGGGTCCTCGCCCGCGGCTACGCCTACGCCGCCACCGACAAGGGCAACACCGGCACCGCCTTCTACCGCGACGGCCGCCGGCCCGGCGACGCCATCGCCGAGTGGAACACCCGCCTCACCCAGCTCACCCGCGCCGCCCGCACCGTCGTCACCGAGCGCTACCACCGGCCCCCCGCCCGCACCCTGGCCACCGGCCTGTCCAACGGCGGCTACCTGGTGCGCTGGCAGCTGGAACACCACCCGGAGCTGTATGACGGCGGCGTCGACTGGGAAGGCACCCTCTGGCGCGCCGACGGCCCCCACCCGCTCACCTTCCTGCCGGCCGCCCTGCGCCACTACCCGGACTACGCCGCCGGCGGCCCCCGGGCCGCCGAGGCCGCGGCGGCCCTGCACCGGGCCGGCTACCCGGCCGGCTCCGAGTTCCTGTGGCCGTACCACCATCAGGTCTACTGGGACCTCACCCAGCGCCTCTACCGCGAGGAACTCGACCCCGGCTACGACGGTCCCACCGAGGCGGGCACCCCCTACTGCGCCTCCGGCACCCCCGCCTGCGACGCCGACTACGCCTACGCCGAACGGCCCGCCGCCGTCCACCGCGCGGTCGGCCGCATCGGCCTCACCGGCCGCATCGGCAAACCCCTGATCACCCTCCAGGGCACCCTCGACGTACTCCTGCCGATCAGCCAGGACTCCGACGTCTACGCCCGCATGGTCCACGAGGCCGGCCGCGGTGCCCTGCTGCGCTACTACCGCATCGAGGACGGCACCCACACCGACTCCCTCGCCGACGCCTTCCCCGGCCGGCTCCGCCCGATGGTGCCCTGCCACCGCGCCGCCTTCACCGCCCTGGAGCGCTGGCTCGCCGGAACGGGCCGCCCGCCCGCCGACCGCACGGTCGCCCGCCCGGCCGGAGCGGACCCCGCCACCCTGCTCACCAGCTGCCCCCTGCGCTAGCCGGCCTGCCCGGCGCCCGCAGGTCACCCACCGGAGCACGGGCACGTACCATGGCCGCATGTCGTTCCTCCGCCGCCGCAGCGCGACCCCTGCCGGACCCGACTTCGACGTGCTGGCCATGGACCCGGGCGACTGGCCGGGCAATCTCGGCGCGGGCCTGCTGCCCGCCCCCGACGGCACCTGCCAGGGCGTCTTCCTGCGCTACGACCTGTTCGGCGGACGCGGCCCCGCCATGATCATCGGCAATCTCCCGGAGGGCTCCCCGGCCCGCGACGTCGCCGAGGACGAGATCCCCTTCGAGGTGGGCCAGCTGCTGCTGGCGCTGGAGAACGACGAGGAGGTCACCGTCGTCGGCACCGAGGACACCCCGGTGCTCCAGGGCGACAACCTCCTCATCGTGCGGCGGCTGAAGCTCTCCGAGAGCCGGATCTCCTGCGTCCAGTTCGACCGCAGCGACGGCGTCCTCGTGACCATCGCCGCCTGGGACCGGCCCATCACCGACGACCTGTACGCCCTCCTGAAGCCGCTCCCGGCGGAACTGTTCCAGCAGGGCTGACACCCGTCGGCCGGCCTAGCGGGCCGCGGTCCCGTCCTCGACCGTCACGTCGGCGGCCCGGACGAAGGCGACCCGGTGGCCGTACTGGATCTCGTAGTACCGGTCCTCGCCCCTTACCACCCGGTGCGCGTCCGGGGTGAAGGTCACCGCGTAGTAGTACTCGCCCGGCATCTCGTCACCGACGACGTACCGCTGCCCGGCCGGGATCGTGTACGGCAGCGGCACCACCGACTGGGCGGGGACACCCGCCGGGTAGGCCGCCTTCTCCGGGTAGGCCCGGCCGTACACCGGCACGCTCGCCAGGCCCTCGCGCGGGGTCACCACCAGGCCCTTCGCGGGCACCGCCGTGCGCTGCCCGGCCGGGTCGCGGAACCAGGCCTTCTGCCCGAGGTACCAGACGGCCGTCCAGTCACCCCAGCGGCCGGCCACCGCGTACTGCTGGCCCGTGGAGACGCGCGAGGACAGGTCGTTCACCCCGTCGGTCGGGTCCGTCTTCACTCCGATGTCCCTGATGAGCGGCGCGTTCTCGTCGTGGTCCGTGTACAGCCGCACTTCACCGGAGCCGTGCGCCGGGCAGGGCTCGCCCTTGGCGGCGCAGCCGGTGTACACGGGCCGGTTCGCGTCGTAGTCCGGCAGCACCGTCAGCACACCCGAGTGCGGTCCGGCCGTGCGCCGCAGCGGCCGGCCCAGCAGCCGGAAGTAGTGCCGCCAGTCCCAGTACGGTCCCGGGTCCGTGTGCATCCCCGGAATGGTGGAGGCGGTCGGCCCGGGCACGTTGTCGTGGCCGAGGACGTGCTGCCGGTCCAGCGGGATGCCGTACGTCCTGGCCAGGTACCGCACCAGCCGCGCCGAGGAGCGGTACATCTCCTCCGTGTACCAGGCGTCCGGAGCGGCGAGGAACCCCTCGTGCTCGATGCCGATGGACCGGGCGTTGACATCCCAGTTGCCGGCGTGCCAGGCCACGTCCTTCGCCTTCACATGCTGGGCTATCAACCCATCGGTCGAGCGAATCGTGTAGTGCCACGACACATAGGTGGGGTCCTGGATCAGGTTC comes from Streptomyces sp. SCL15-4 and encodes:
- a CDS encoding N-acetylmuramoyl-L-alanine amidase translates to MRGPATAPPAPDGPGRPLRTVVPLASAALLLSLLGAAPAHPAPDPSAHRLQQAFAAAAADYHVPQSVLLAVSYLQSRWDRHGGAPSVTGGYGPMHLTDARTALATAEHFAHGTEDARGDTARPAPHPTAGAPASSAVPARLRTLPKAAELTGIPAARLRSDPAANVAGGAALLAAAQRELGGPASADPADWYGAVARFSGADDTATAAAYADDVYDVLRTGEERITDDGQLVSLAARPRVNPGTGRLRAAGLRTLPADGTECPRSVSCTSVPAPYEEFGDNDYGNHDLGDRPASQRIKYIVIHDTEGSWEGVMNLIQDPTYVSWHYTIRSTDGLIAQHVKAKDVAWHAGNWDVNARSIGIEHEGFLAAPDAWYTEEMYRSSARLVRYLARTYGIPLDRQHVLGHDNVPGPTASTIPGMHTDPGPYWDWRHYFRLLGRPLRRTAGPHSGVLTVLPDYDANRPVYTGCAAKGEPCPAHGSGEVRLYTDHDENAPLIRDIGVKTDPTDGVNDLSSRVSTGQQYAVAGRWGDWTAVWYLGQKAWFRDPAGQRTAVPAKGLVVTPREGLASVPVYGRAYPEKAAYPAGVPAQSVVPLPYTIPAGQRYVVGDEMPGEYYYAVTFTPDAHRVVRGEDRYYEIQYGHRVAFVRAADVTVEDGTAAR
- a CDS encoding 3-hydroxybutyrate oligomer hydrolase family protein — protein: MFPPRTEHRARRTPLGALSLAAVCALLAGPVTPAGAPPAGPGSPDAHCAGRALVRVPGAARQRTDCLEELTTAGTAATGHTDPADYAGLTPKDLPTPTGVPGLQIDGYFPDTSTTNTNHGWHHDSQFVIRLPDHWNGGLVVAGTPGNREQYAGDRAIADWVLARGYAYAATDKGNTGTAFYRDGRRPGDAIAEWNTRLTQLTRAARTVVTERYHRPPARTLATGLSNGGYLVRWQLEHHPELYDGGVDWEGTLWRADGPHPLTFLPAALRHYPDYAAGGPRAAEAAAALHRAGYPAGSEFLWPYHHQVYWDLTQRLYREELDPGYDGPTEAGTPYCASGTPACDADYAYAERPAAVHRAVGRIGLTGRIGKPLITLQGTLDVLLPISQDSDVYARMVHEAGRGALLRYYRIEDGTHTDSLADAFPGRLRPMVPCHRAAFTALERWLAGTGRPPADRTVARPAGADPATLLTSCPLR